The following nucleotide sequence is from Dehalococcoidia bacterium.
TTCCAACATGCTGCGTCGTGTCACCTTGCCCTCCTTTGGTAACACCAATTTTGACGCAACTATCTCCCTTTCAGTAACTTCTATTATGAAGCAATGCGGCGACTGGCACTGGTTTGTGGAACCCATTATAATAAACAGCAATTTTTAGTAACTCCATTCATAGAATAACTATCGGATAACCGCCCGGTGTTACCAGAAGGGGATGAAAGAGACAATGACTGATTTAAGACAGAACATGGGCTTCTGCTCAGGTTGCGGCCAACCGCTGACCGGAAGGTTCTGCAAGCTGTGCGGCAAACCAGCGGAAGCGACACAAGCGGCCCCCGTACAGCCGCCGCCTGCCGCACCCTACGCCAACTCGCAGGCTGCCCCATATATGCAGTACGCGGCTCCGTCCGGGTCGGGAGGCAATAAACCTTCGGGCATGAGGACCATCCTGTTCTGGCTGGCCTGGGGGGTGCTGGCCATGCTGAGCGGCCTCATGCTGCTGGCGGGTTTTTCGCCCGTGCGCCTGGTCGGGTTCGGGGCACTGGCGCTTCTGCCGCTCCTCACCAGGAAGTCACTTTTTAAAAAGTTCCTGCCTTCCCTGCTGTCATGGGTAGGCATCTTCGTAACCTTCGGCATCGTCGTGACCATGACAGGCGGCGCCATAAACTCGCCGGCCTCTAACCGCGAATTGCTCAGCACCCAGACCCAGGGCGGGGTGAGCGTGTCCGTGCTGGAAGGAACGCTGCCGGAGGGCGCCAGTATTAGCGTCAAAGCGGACAACACCCAGCCCGTCACCTCCGAGGGTGTGACAGCGCGCGCCTATAACATCACCCTGCCTTCCGGGGTGGCTATGGATGGGGTGGCCGAGATACGCCTGCCGATTGATAAATCGCTCATCCCCTCCGGCCTGACGGCGGCCGATACGCTTGCCGCCGCATACTTCGACCCACAGACGAACGCCTGGGTGCCGGTGCTATATTACGTGGATGGAGACGAGGTGGTCATCATCACCGACCACTTTTCCCGCTACGGGGTGCTCTATTTCAAAGACGGGCGCAAGAAGCTGGCCGAAACGCTGCCCGCTTTCGACTCCATGCCCTCGTCCTTCTACAGCGTGGACGAGCTTAATAAAGTGGTGAACGATATCGCGGCGGGATCGGATAACAGCGCGATCGCCCTAGAGAAGGGTTGGAGCGAGTTCAATACCTACTACGGCCTCACCGGGGCCTCATCCTCAGTGCTGCAGGCGGCCACGGGCGCTGAATCTCTTAGCAGCCTCAACAACCTCATGAACGAGGTGGGAATGGGCTTTGCCCTGACTCAGCTTGCCTGCGATATCTACAAGGGCGACACCAATGCCGCCGTGACCAACCTCACCAAGAACAGCGCTTTCTATGCCGCCTCCAAGTGGGGCGGCAAGGCCATCGGGCTGGCTTCGGCAGGGGTGACCTTCATCGATATCGCGACCACCAAGTTCGCCGAAAAGGCGCTTGAGAAGAACCTGCAGAAATGGGAAGACGCCTACCGCCACTACTACAACACTAACCCCGGCGCGCGGCGCTCGGCGGTCGACTGGTACAAGATAGTAAAACAGCTCCACGGGGAATCCAAGAGCACTGCCGAGTTCCAGTCAAAGCTGGACGCGGCCCTCACCAGTTACTGCGACACATTCTGGAAAGACGCCGAGGGCTATGCCTATGTGGCAGAGAGCACGCCGGGTATCGTGGGGTTCGGGGCGGGAGGCGAGTATGCGCAGGGCGTGTCCGAGCTCAGCGCCCGCTACAAGGCTTTCCTCTATCACACAACCATGCAGTCGGTTATGGCCACCTACACGAAAAACCTCTGGTTAAACGAATACATGAAGGCCTCGGCGAACTTCGATAAGCTCAAGGCGGAGATGAACAAGCGCTACACCGTGACCGTCAGCCTGCAGAACGCCCAGTCGGTGAAGAATCTTGCCGGCACCACGGTGCGTTTTATGAACTCAGCAGGCACGGTGGTACATTCCCAGAGCTTCGATGCCAGCGGCAAAGTAGTGCTGAACACGACGCTTTTCGGCTTCCTCAAGACCGGGGGGCCCATGCGAATAACGGTTAACGTGCCAGCACAGGACAACACGCCTGCATTCTCCTACGAGGCCAGTTATAAGCTCGACCGCACCGCCGTGAGCCTGAGCGTGCCCTACGTGCCTCAGGCTCCGCCCACCACCACGACTACCAAACCTGTCACCACCACAACCGCCAAGCCTGCGACTGTGACGACAACGACTGCCCCGCCGATAAGTACAACCACCTCGCCTGCCACTACGACAAAGCCTCCCACGTCCACGAAAGACACATACAACTATGCCGCCGCCCTGGCAGCATGGAAGGGCTTTATTGAAGCCGATGCCAAATCGCGCGCATACACGGACGATGTCAGCAGCTCCACCTTTGAAATAGAGTGGGTCGTGGCTCCTAAGATTGTTGACGGCCAAGTGGTAGGCGCACATATTCTCTGGCAAACAAAGGTATACTTCGCAGGAGAGAACAAGGGCAGAACCGTCCGCTGGGAGGCGTATACTTTTTTTGACGCGAAGGTTCCCGGTGTCTACATGTCAGTGGGCGAGCTCCGCGCCAAGTACCCTCAGTTTGGAGGGTAATAAACAGGAGATAACCATACAATAATGTGGCAAGAAGACTGGCGACGAGAATTCCCTCGCCAGTCTTCTTTTTTCGTAAATCCCTTAGCCAATAATGCCCCCCTCCCCATTAGTGCAACATTTTCACCTCTGAGTTCATCTGTGTCAGCACTGTGAAGCTATTTTGTTACGAATATTTGAGGATTAGCGGTTAATTTTTTATGATTTCTTAATGTCTTGAACCTAAAATGAAGGCATAACGGAGGTAATAAACATGAAACTTTTTCGTAAAGCCCTCGGACCCTTTCTTGCCCTTATCCTGATATTCGCCCTCTTTACCGGCTGCGCAGGCAAGCCGGGCGCGAGCGTCACCGGAGCCAGCATCAACAGCTCCGGGCACCTTATCCTCACACTGTCGAGCGGAAACACGGTGGATGCCGGCTACGTGGTAGGGCCTACCGGCGCTACCGGTCTGATGGGTCCTGCTGGTCCCGCCGGACCTGCCGGGGCTACCGGGCCTGCGGGGGCCACAGGAGCAACAGGCGCTACCGGAGCCACAGGCGCCACCGGACCTGCCGGACCTGCCGGTGCAAGCGGCGCGCTCACTTCGCAAAGTAGCCTTGTCAACAAGATTCTCCCCAGCATGGTCTATATAGAAGTCAACATCCCCCGCTTCGGCGGAGGTAGCGGAACAGGCGTGATAATCAGCAGCAGCCGCGGCTACATTCTGACCTGTTTTCACGTAGTGACTTTAGAAAGGACCACATTCAGCCCCGGCACAACTATTAGCGTTACGTTAAGCACCGGCACCACCATCCCGGCCACGTTTGTCACCGGCTCGTATGGACGCGACTGGGCGGTAATACAACTTAGTACCGTTCCTTCCGGCTTGCAGGCCGCCACCCTGGGCTCATCTTCGGCTGCCTCTGTGGGCGATTACGTCGTCTCGGCTGGCTTCGCCCTCGGCTATACTCCCAGCCCCTCATTCACCTTCGGCATGATTTCCGCCTTCAGGCGGCTGGACGACGGGTTTAATTACGTCCAGACGGATGCCGCCATGAATGGCGGCGACAGCGGCGGCCCACTGCTCAACATGGCGGGGCAGGTCATCGGCATCAACGATGCTGCGGACGTTTGGGACAATAGCGGTGACCCCGTAATGAACATGGCTTACTGCCTATGAGCGAACTCCTTCCAGCCATACAGACCTACGTAGGGTAACAGTTTACTCTGAAGAGGGGTAATAGAGGGGGGGCATTCATCATGCCCCCCTTTTATTTTTCGTGAACCGGAATGAGTTTACCTTTGCGCGCGTGGAATAGAGCACCAGCACGAAGCGCTCTCTTTTCTCTTCACACCAGTCCGTCCAGCGATTCCCTGACCTCTTTTGCAAAATCTTTCAGAGCCGCGAGGGACGCATCCGCTTCCATAAGCTGTATTATCTTGCTGCCGATGATGACTCCATCGGCCATCTTTGCCGCCTCGCGAGCCTGCTCGGGGCTGGAGATGCCGAAACCCACGCATAAGGGCTTGGCGGTGATTGTTCTGAGTCTGGCGATAGAAGCCTCCAGGTTCTGAGGAAGACTTGTCCTTGCTCCCGTAACGCCCGTTACCGAAACCAGATAGATGAAACCATGCGACCTCTGAGCTATCAGTCTGGTGCGCTCCTCCGTAGCCGTCGGCGGCAGCAGGTAGATGAGGTCAATCCCGTTTTGTCGCGCCAGTTTGTCCAGCTTTCCGCCTTCGTCGGGCGGCAGGTCGGGAATAATCAGACCGCTTACCGAGGACTGCGCACAAGCTCGACAGAACTCAGCCAGTCCATAGCTCAGCAGCGGGTTGAGATAGGTCATGAACACGAGCGGGATGTCAGCCTTTTTACTTAGTTTCGCTGCTACATCGAGACACATTTGCGGGGTGACTCTATTAAGCAGGGCGTGGTGGCTGGCGTTCTGTATGGTGGCCCCGTCAGCCAGGGGATCGGAAAATGGAATGCCCAGCTCCACGATATCGCAGCCGCATTCAGCCAGCAGAGGTACCACTTTCATGGTGGTTTCTATACTGGGATAGCCCACAGTTATATAGGCTATCAGTGCCTTTCGTCCTTTATGGGCGAAAACATCGGCAATGCGTTTCAATTTCCCACCTCCAGCGCTTTTGCCACAATGTCCAGGTCTTTATCGCCACGGCCAGAGAGATTAACCAGCACGGTTTGTTCTTTCTTCAGAGCGCCGGCCAGCTTGACAGCGTGCGCTATAGCATGGGATGATTCCAGCGCCGGAATGATGCCCTCGCTGCGGCACAGGAGCTGAAAAGCCCCAAGGGCTTCGCCGTCGCTCACAGCCACATAGCTCGCCCTTCCGATGTCCTTGAGATAGGCATGCTCGGGCCCGACGCCGGGATAGTCCAGTCCGGCAGAGATGCTGTGCGTCTCGCTTATCTGTCCCGAGCTGTCCTGCAAAACATAGGATCTGGCTCCGTGCAGTACACCAGGTCGCCCCGCCAGCAACGAGGCAGCGTGTTTTTCCGTATCGAGTCCTTTGCCTGCCGCCTCAACTCCGATGAGCTTAACGTCTTTGTCATCAATAAAAGCATCGAAAATGCCCATAGCGTTGCTGCCGCCGCCCACGCAGGCGACGACATAGTCGGGCAGGCGTCCGCATTTTTCGAGCGCCTGTTTACGCGCTTCTTTTCCAATGACAGACTGAAAATCGCGCACCATCATGGGATAGGGATGCGGCCCTACCACCGAGCCGATGATATAGTAGGTGTCGCCGACGTTGGTCACCCAGTCGCGGATGGCCTCGTTGATGGCGTCCTTCAGTGTTTTGCTGCCGCTGGATACAGCCCTGACCTCGGCTCCCATGAGCTTCATGCGTGTAACATTTGGGGCCTGCCGCCTGATGTCTTCCTCTCCCATATAGACGATACATCCCAGCCCCAGCTTGGCGCAGACCGCTGCCGTAGCCACTCCGTGCTGCCCCGCGCCTGTCTCGGCGATGATGCGGCGCTTGCCCATCTTTTTGGCCAGCAGACCCTGTCCCAGGGCGTTGTTAATCTTATGCGCGCCGGTGTGCGCCAGGTCTTCGCGCTTGAGGAAAATGCGGGCGCCGCCGCAATTAGCGCTCAGCCTCTCGGCCAGATAGAGCGGCGTAGGCCTGCCGGAAAAATCCCTGGAGAGAGAACCAAACTCATCCCAGAAAGCGTTGTCGGCTTTAGCCTCATGATAAGCTTGAACCAGTTCATCCAACGCCGGTACCAGCGTCTCGGGCACAAAGCGTCCGCCGTATTCGCCAAAATATCCCCGTTTATCAGGTAACACGACTTTCTCCTTTTTGCTTCTTCTCGAACTCCCTCACAGATTCAATAAAAGCTCTTATCTTTAACATGTCTTTCTTTCCATCGGTTTCCACCCCGCTGGATACATCCACCCCCCAGGGAGGCGCTTCCTTGAGTAATCGCCCGACATTTGACGGGTTAAGCCCCCCGGCTATGATGACGTTGCTCCTCCTCGAGATTTCACGTGCCAGCCGCCAGTCAAAAACCCTGCCCGTTCCGCCGTAGGAGTCTTCTAATTTGGTATCCAGCAGATAAATGAGCTCACCTTCCGGCCTCACCCGGTAGCCGTCCTCGATTTCAGCCGCGAGCTTGCCAAAATCTGAATGAGATGAAACATGAATTACTTTGATTATAGGATGTGCAATCTCAGAACAGTATTCCCGGCTTTCATCACCACTCAACTGCACCCAATCGAGACAGCACATATCGGCAATGCGATTGACCTCAACCACCGGCGCATTCACAAAGACTCCTACCATCGCGGGAGGGCAGTCCAGATAGTGGACAGCCTCCACTATCTCTCGCGCCTTCTCCAGCGTTACCCGTCGTCGGCTGGGAGCGAAGACCAGCCCCAAAAAATCCGCCCCTGCCCCGGCTGCGCCGAATGCGTGCTCCACTTCCGTCAAACCGCAGATTTTGATTTTAACCAAGGAGTTCCTTCATCTTCTCGCCAATATCCGGGGCCGACACCAGCGCCTCCCCGACGAGTACAGCGCTGACCCCCCACTGCTTCATTTTTTGCATATCATCACGCCCTCGGATGCCGCTTTCGCTGACCACAAGCCTATCCGGCGGAATAAGCGGCCGCAGCCGCCCGGTCGTACGTATATCCACATTGAATGTTTGCAGGTCGCGGTTGTTGATGCCGATAATCCGCGCACCGACAGAAAGCGCCATCTCAATCTCGGTTTCGTTATGCGTCTCCACAAGGCATTCCATGCCCAGTTCATGGCTCAAATCCAGAAGCTCTTTCAATCTGTCCGGCGTCAGAATGGCCGCGATAAGCAGCAGGGCATCGGCGCCGCTGGCTCGCGACTCATATACCTGGTATGGGTCGATGATGAAATCCTTGCGCAGAAGGGGAGGTCCATTACTTCCCAGGTCATCCCTGATGTCTTTCAAATACGCCAGTCTGCCCATAAAATATTTCTCCTCGGTCAGCACGGATATGGCCGAGGCTCCGCTCGACGCATATGCCCGGGCAATTCTGACAGGATCAAAGTCACGACAGATGACGCCTCTGGACGGCGAGGCCTTCTTAACTTCAGCAATAAGTTTGATATCGCCGCCGCTCAACGTAGCAGCCAGGCTACGGGCAGGTAGTTGTAGCACTGCCAGTTTTTTTACCTCTGCCAGAGGCACCCACTCTTTCCTGCCAGCCAGCTCAGCCCGTGTGTGCGCCACTATCTGGTCGAGTATCATGCCAGACTCCGGCTATAACTGATTAACTGCTCCAGTTTGGCCAGCGCCTTGCCGCTGTCCAGAACCTGGCGCGCTAAAGCCACTCCTTCCGACATGGTGGCAACTTTGTCTCCAGCTACCAGTGCGGCTGCCGCGTTCAGCAACACCACGTCGCGCCTGGGCCCGCCCTCACCGGACAGTATGCCGCGTAATATAGCGGCATTGTCGGCGGCGCTGCCGCCTTTTATGCTTCCCGCTTCCGCCCTAGACAGGCCGCAATCTTCAGGGCAAATAGTATAGCGTCTAATTTGACCGTCCTTGAGTTCGCAGACGTGGGTCTTGCCGGTGATGGTAATCTCATCCAGCCCATCTTCCCCATGAACAACCAATGCATGCCGCAGCCCCAGGCTCTTAAGCGCCCCGGCCATTTTTTCCAGCAGAGGCTCGCGGGCCACACCCAGCACCTGCGTCTGAGCGCCTGCCGGATTGGTGAGAGGCCCGAGTATATTGAATACAGTGGGTATGCCGATTTCGCGCCGGGTGGGGCCGACATATTTCATGGCCGGATGAAATGCCTGGGCGAACATAAAGGCTATGCCGACCTCTTCCAAACAGGCAGATACCTGTTGGGGAGTCAGGTCGAGCCTGACACCCAGAGCCTCCAGCACATCAGCGGCACCACTCCTGGAGCTGGCGGCGCGGTTGCCGTGCTTGGCCACTTTAAGACCTGCCCCTGCGGCTATGAAGGCGGCGGTGGTCGAGATATTGAATGTTCCAGCCTGGTCCCCGCCCGTGCCGACGATGTCTATCGTTTCGCTATCCGACTCGACGCGCAGGGCTTTCTCCCGCATGACGCGGGCCAGCCCGGTAATCTCATCCATCGTCTCACCCTTGATGGAAAGCGCGGTAAGAAAGGCGCTGAGCTGCGATGGAGTGACCTGTCCCTCCATTATCTCCTGCATGACAACAGCGGCTTCGTCGGTGCTGAGCGAGTTCCCGCGTACTAGAGTAGCGATGGCTTCTTTAATCATTTTTCCCTCCATAAGATAAGAAATTGCTTAGTATTTCCTTGCCTCCCTGCGTCATGAACGACTCTGGATGAAACTGTATGCCCTCTACGGCGTATTGCTTGTGGCGCAGCCCCATGATAGTGCCGTCGTCCGCCCAGGCGGTTGGTTCGAGGCATTCGGGCAGCGCTTCCACCGCCAGCGAATGATAGCGGATGGCCGGAAACGGATTGGGCAGTCCGGCAAACACGCCCTGACCCGCATGCTTTATTTGAGATGTCTTGCCGTGCATTATCGTTCTGGCTTTCACGATTTTAGCGCCATAGCTGTAGCCGATGCACTGGTGGCCCAGGCAGACTCCCAGTACCGGCAGCTTGGGACCGAAACGCAGGATGACATCGTTGGAGATACCAGCCTGTGACGGTGTTGACGGCCCCGGCGAGATGACTATGCGCTCGGGTCTTAACGCTTCGATTTCATCCAGTGTTGTTTTGTCATTGCGGATTACCAGCACCTGCTGTCCGAGTTCCGCAAAATACTGGAACAGGTTATAGGTAAAGCTATCGTAGTTATCTATAAGCAACAACACATCTCTCACCTCCCATCTGACAAATCATTCCTCAGCCTGCTTCACAGCCCTGAGCAACGCCTGCGCCTTGTTAAGCGTCTCCTGGTACTCGCGTTCCGGCACGCTGTCATAGACAATGCCGCAACCGGCCTGAATGTAAGCTACGCCCTTTGTCATCACCATCGTCCTGATGGCAATTGCCATGTCCATGTTGCCGGAATACGAAAAGTAGCCAGCTGCTCCGGCATAAGGGCCGCGCTTTTCAGGCTCCAGCTCGGCGATAATCTGCATGGCGCGTATCTTGGGAGCGCCGGATACTGTCCCCGCCGGGAAACATGCCCGCAGGGCGTCGAAAGCCGTCAGGTCTTCGCTCAGTTTTCCCTGCACGTGAGTGACCAGGTGCATCACATGGGAGTAGCGCTCAACATTCATAAGGTCGCTGACTTCAATGCTGCCGGGCTGGCTTACCCGCCCGATATCGTTGCGCCCCAAATCCACCAGCATGATGTGCTCAGCGCTTTCCTTTTCGTCACTGCGCAACTCCTGTTCCAGTCGTGAGTCCTCTGCCGGCGTACTACCCCTCGGTCTGGTTCCTGCCAGCGGCCGTGTCATCACAGCCCCGTCTTCCACACGCACCAGTATCTCAGGCGAAGCCCCGATGATATGAAAGTCTTTGCAGTCGAGAAAAAACATATAAGGCGACGGGTTGATGCTGCGCAGGGCGCGGTAGATGGCGAACGGGCTGGCGTCTGTAGGCTGGGAAATGCGTTGAGACAGCACGACTTGAATGGCTTCTCCGGCAGTGATGTAGTCTTTAGCCTTGCCGACGGCAGTTTCAAATTCCTCCCGGGTGAAGTTCGAATCCGGCTGAGCGTCAGAAACATCTGGTGCGGACGTCTTGCCGCTTTGTTCTGAGGGTAGTGGCTGGTTCAGCCTCTCCACCAACTCGTCTATCCTGTTCACCGCCTGACGATAGGCAACTTCTATGTCGCCGCCCAGGTGGACATGGCTCAAGACTTTGATTTTATGTGTAACATGGTCGAATATGAGCAGCGTGTCCGTGAACATGAAAAGTGCTTCGGGCAGACCGAGAGGGTCTTTGGCGGGCGACGGCAGATTTTCGAAGCGGGTGGCCGTTTCATAGGATAGATAACCGACGGCGCCGCCGCAAAAACGCGGCAGTCCCTCCAATGAGACTAACTTGTAGCGGGAAAGCTCAGCAGCGATGAGAGATAGGGGGTCATCCCCATCTCCTGCTCTCGTGCTGAGTATCTTATATGGTTCGGTGCCGATGAGGCTGTAGCGTGCCAGCCTCTCCCCACCTTCGACGCTCTCCAGCAGGAATGAATAGCCGCCGCGGTTAATCTTGAGAAAGGCAGAGACAGGCGTCTCCAGGTCAGCGCTGATTTCGCGGTAGACCGGCAGCAGGTTGCCTGCGTCTTTTAGTTTTTTAGCCTCTTCCAATGTCGGGTGGTACATACTTTTTCTCCGCAGTAAAACAAAATCCCCTCGTCCCAGAAGGGGCGAGAGGATTTATCCTTCGCGGTACCACCCTAATTAAATCCGATATAATCGGATCTATCTCTTGTCGGGTACGGACCCGCCTAGGCGGGACGATACCCTGGACTTTGTTAACGGAGTCCGTTCCGGCAAGACCTAATCGCTTCAGCTTTCGGTCCGCAGCTTCCGAGGCCATTCAGCCCTTTGCAAAAGCACCGGCTCACACCTTACCCGGCTCTCTGAGCTTTGCTGGTGGCTTACTCGTCTCGTTCCCAGCCTTTAAATATTAAGTTGGAAAGAATTATAGACGGCCAAATAAATCGTGTCAAATCCAGATATAAAACTTAAAGAAGATAATAATTACGCGTTATGCAGGTTTAACTCTAAAATGTCGGCAATTCTGGGGAAGTCAGGCGTGAGCCGCCTGGGATTCGAACCCAGCACCACCTGATTAAAAGATTCAGACTAAGCATGGTAAGGCGTAAAATAGCCTAACAAGCTTCACCTTTCCCTGCCTCAATGAGATTATATTTTACTAACTGATCACAATGTCTGACAAGAAATGTTAGCCACTTTGTTAACAGGAATGTTAGCAAGATGGCTTTTATTTTCCCACTAGCTCAATCATATTTAAGGAATCTTGTTTTATAATAAAAGATCGAGCTTCCTTCCATAATTCATAAGCATCATTACTAGTTTCTTGGATAACATTGATTATAGGTTTAGGTAGCAAACCAGCCAAATAAACAGCACTTAAATCTAAAGTATACGTTTTGCCAAAAACTGAAGAACTGTGTTCTTTTGAAAATTTAGGGATGAATTCCTTATAGTTTGTTCCAAAAAACGCGTCAAAGACGTTATTGGTCGTTATATTCGTTGCTATTTGTAACAAAGGTTGAGCCATTACGGTCAACGCTCTACCTTCTAATTCAAAATCAACGCCCAAGTGCTTAATAATATTTAGTAACTGTGTGTCTTCGAGTTTTGAATTACCTTGTTCAAGTTCATGATCTTCTTTTCCGAACCACTGTCTACAAAGTGGCAACATGTAATATTGACAATATCTAAATCTATCTATGGATTGAAGATGCTTAAGCTGTTCTCTCCAAGCGTAAAAATGTTTCGTGTCGACGCAAGCTTTATAAAATTCGCTTGCTTTTGATTCTGGCAAATCTTTGATGAACGAAGCCGAATAATATTCTTGGACACTGTTATGTATAAATCTAAATTCGTGACCTTCTTCAAGAAGTAAGCAAGTTACTTGTTTCACATCTTTAAGATAATTTTCAGCGTCATCTTGAATATCCACGATTTTCATTGATTGAGAAATGTCGATATAAGCGTCCTTCTCTTTAAAAGAACGTAATTTTTTTGCACTCGTTATAAAACAGAAAGCATCGAATATTTGTCTGAATTGATGGTCATTTAAGGATGTTCGACGACCTCGAGTAAATCCAGGTTTAGAACTATCGTGCCTTTTTAGCAATATGTCAAATATTGATTCATAAAAATCCGACAATCTTTCAGGCAACCTTGGATAGCTTCTGTAGGAAAATATTAGCATTGTGACTAGCAACGGAGTGCACAACAGTTGTTCAATTGGAGAATCATGAGCTTTGATTGCCTTTTTTAAAAGATCACCGTATTCTGAATCGGCCAATTTGTCAATGTAACCAATATATTCTTCACCCCGTAGGTTATCCATTGCAATAACCTCAAAACTGGGTGACATTTCTATTTGTGTATCCGGCCTAGTAGTGATAATAATTTGAGCATTTTTAGTTGTATATGCTAATCTTTCAATTTCATTGATTATTCTTGGTTTTTCCACTTCGGGGATTTCATCAAAAGCATCAAAAAGAAATATAAATTTCTTCGAATCACATAGAGCTTTGAATATTTTTTCATCGATATTTAAATTTAATACCTCAAGATAATGGTTGATATGAAGGAGTAGTGTTTCACCAGGTTGGATCCTTCTTAGTTCAATAAATACTGGTATTCGTTCTCCCCGTTCTACTTCTTTCACGCATAAATGCCTTAAAAATATTGTTTTCCCTTGCCCAGCTATTCCTTTGATCACAATGTTGTTTGTTGTTTTGAATTCTAATGCATTGTCGATTGTAATTCGTTTAGTGGAGTTATTCGGTTTTGTTTTGCCCATTTCATTTCCAGTTTGACCTTCGGCAAGAAAATGGAGGGGACAATAAAACTGTTCAACATCAATTGGTTTATCTATTTGCCAAAGCGTCTTAACCATTCTTATAGAGTTAAAATTCGCTAATAATGAAGGAATTTTATTTTTTATGTATATCTTTTTTATGTTGAGCTCTGCCTGACTTTTGAAAAAGTCGTATGCTTCATCCAATACCCGCTCTAATACTTTGTTCCCCATCAAACCTAAAACAGGATCCATAACCTTCTCCTCTTGGGTCTGTGCTTGCTCAGAAGCCTCTGAGTCTCTTCTCATATTCAACCTACAATAGTATCAAACGTGTTTAGAGGATTATATCATTGGGGTCAAGTAAATGTTAGCAATTTGTTAGCAACTCGGGGAAATAAGGCGTGAGCCGCCTGGGATTCGAACCCAGCACCACCTGATTAAAAGTCAGGTGCTCTACCAAATGAGCTAGCGGCCCACCGAGCTAATAGTCTAGCAAAAGAGACTTTACCGCGCAAGCCAGTTGCCGTCCTTTCACTCCGAATTCAATTCTCCATGTCCTCTGGCGTACCAGCCGAGCGAGGAATCAGGCCGGATGCTATAATTACATCGACCATACTTCAAGATTATCCACGTTTGAGCCGTCTTGAGCCAGAAGGAATAAAATGCCGCAGACCGACTTCATACT
It contains:
- a CDS encoding tryptophan synthase subunit alpha, giving the protein MKRIADVFAHKGRKALIAYITVGYPSIETTMKVVPLLAECGCDIVELGIPFSDPLADGATIQNASHHALLNRVTPQMCLDVAAKLSKKADIPLVFMTYLNPLLSYGLAEFCRACAQSSVSGLIIPDLPPDEGGKLDKLARQNGIDLIYLLPPTATEERTRLIAQRSHGFIYLVSVTGVTGARTSLPQNLEASIARLRTITAKPLCVGFGISSPEQAREAAKMADGVIIGSKIIQLMEADASLAALKDFAKEVRESLDGLV
- the trpB gene encoding tryptophan synthase subunit beta, encoding MLPDKRGYFGEYGGRFVPETLVPALDELVQAYHEAKADNAFWDEFGSLSRDFSGRPTPLYLAERLSANCGGARIFLKREDLAHTGAHKINNALGQGLLAKKMGKRRIIAETGAGQHGVATAAVCAKLGLGCIVYMGEEDIRRQAPNVTRMKLMGAEVRAVSSGSKTLKDAINEAIRDWVTNVGDTYYIIGSVVGPHPYPMMVRDFQSVIGKEARKQALEKCGRLPDYVVACVGGGSNAMGIFDAFIDDKDVKLIGVEAAGKGLDTEKHAASLLAGRPGVLHGARSYVLQDSSGQISETHSISAGLDYPGVGPEHAYLKDIGRASYVAVSDGEALGAFQLLCRSEGIIPALESSHAIAHAVKLAGALKKEQTVLVNLSGRGDKDLDIVAKALEVGN
- the trpC gene encoding indole-3-glycerol phosphate synthase TrpC, with the protein product MILDQIVAHTRAELAGRKEWVPLAEVKKLAVLQLPARSLAATLSGGDIKLIAEVKKASPSRGVICRDFDPVRIARAYASSGASAISVLTEEKYFMGRLAYLKDIRDDLGSNGPPLLRKDFIIDPYQVYESRASGADALLLIAAILTPDRLKELLDLSHELGMECLVETHNETEIEMALSVGARIIGINNRDLQTFNVDIRTTGRLRPLIPPDRLVVSESGIRGRDDMQKMKQWGVSAVLVGEALVSAPDIGEKMKELLG
- the trpD gene encoding anthranilate phosphoribosyltransferase, producing MIKEAIATLVRGNSLSTDEAAVVMQEIMEGQVTPSQLSAFLTALSIKGETMDEITGLARVMREKALRVESDSETIDIVGTGGDQAGTFNISTTAAFIAAGAGLKVAKHGNRAASSRSGAADVLEALGVRLDLTPQQVSACLEEVGIAFMFAQAFHPAMKYVGPTRREIGIPTVFNILGPLTNPAGAQTQVLGVAREPLLEKMAGALKSLGLRHALVVHGEDGLDEITITGKTHVCELKDGQIRRYTICPEDCGLSRAEAGSIKGGSAADNAAILRGILSGEGGPRRDVVLLNAAAALVAGDKVATMSEGVALARQVLDSGKALAKLEQLISYSRSLA
- a CDS encoding phosphoribosylanthranilate isomerase, whose amino-acid sequence is MVKIKICGLTEVEHAFGAAGAGADFLGLVFAPSRRRVTLEKAREIVEAVHYLDCPPAMVGVFVNAPVVEVNRIADMCCLDWVQLSGDESREYCSEIAHPIIKVIHVSSHSDFGKLAAEIEDGYRVRPEGELIYLLDTKLEDSYGGTGRVFDWRLAREISRRSNVIIAGGLNPSNVGRLLKEAPPWGVDVSSGVETDGKKDMLKIRAFIESVREFEKKQKGESRVT
- a CDS encoding aminodeoxychorismate/anthranilate synthase component II, translating into MLLLIDNYDSFTYNLFQYFAELGQQVLVIRNDKTTLDEIEALRPERIVISPGPSTPSQAGISNDVILRFGPKLPVLGVCLGHQCIGYSYGAKIVKARTIMHGKTSQIKHAGQGVFAGLPNPFPAIRYHSLAVEALPECLEPTAWADDGTIMGLRHKQYAVEGIQFHPESFMTQGGKEILSNFLSYGGKND
- the trpE gene encoding anthranilate synthase component I, coding for MYHPTLEEAKKLKDAGNLLPVYREISADLETPVSAFLKINRGGYSFLLESVEGGERLARYSLIGTEPYKILSTRAGDGDDPLSLIAAELSRYKLVSLEGLPRFCGGAVGYLSYETATRFENLPSPAKDPLGLPEALFMFTDTLLIFDHVTHKIKVLSHVHLGGDIEVAYRQAVNRIDELVERLNQPLPSEQSGKTSAPDVSDAQPDSNFTREEFETAVGKAKDYITAGEAIQVVLSQRISQPTDASPFAIYRALRSINPSPYMFFLDCKDFHIIGASPEILVRVEDGAVMTRPLAGTRPRGSTPAEDSRLEQELRSDEKESAEHIMLVDLGRNDIGRVSQPGSIEVSDLMNVERYSHVMHLVTHVQGKLSEDLTAFDALRACFPAGTVSGAPKIRAMQIIAELEPEKRGPYAGAAGYFSYSGNMDMAIAIRTMVMTKGVAYIQAGCGIVYDSVPEREYQETLNKAQALLRAVKQAEE